In Bacillus cereus ATCC 14579, a single window of DNA contains:
- a CDS encoding flotillin family protein → MTIPLIIGGVLLAILILLILVFITKYRTVGPDEALIVTGNWLGGGKNVVTTDDGKKIKIIRGGGTFVVPIMQRAEPLSLLNYKLEVGTRDTYTKQGVPVTVNGVSIIKVGSTIEEVSTAAEQYLGKETEELKVEAKEVLEGHLRAILSSMTVEDAYSNREQFAQKVHEVASTDLKKMGLRIVSFTIKEIMDKNGYLDALGQPQIATVKRDATIANAEREKEARIEKARAEKEAKEAEYQRDAQIAEAEKHKELKVQSYKREQEQARADADLSYELQQAKAQQGVTEEQMRVKIIEREKQIELEEKEIARREKQYDAEVKKKADADRYAVEQSAEAEKVKQIKKADADQYKIEAEARARAEEVRVEGLAKAEIEKAQGQAKAEVQKAQGTAEADVIRLKGLAEAEAKQKIAEAFELYGQAAIMDMVLKMLPSYAKEVASPLSNIDKITVVDTGGGGKNSGAGKVAGYATDLMATMQETLKASSGIDLKELLEGFAGKGAVQQLSSDKPVVSVVEDKKKEVEKDKE, encoded by the coding sequence ATGACGATTCCATTAATTATCGGTGGAGTTTTACTGGCAATTTTAATTCTACTCATTTTAGTATTCATTACGAAGTATCGTACGGTTGGTCCAGATGAAGCGTTAATTGTTACAGGGAACTGGCTTGGTGGAGGAAAGAATGTTGTTACCACTGATGATGGAAAGAAGATTAAGATTATCCGCGGGGGCGGTACTTTCGTAGTTCCAATTATGCAAAGAGCAGAGCCTTTAAGCCTATTAAACTACAAATTAGAAGTTGGTACACGTGATACGTATACGAAGCAAGGTGTTCCAGTTACAGTAAATGGTGTTTCTATTATTAAAGTAGGTTCTACAATTGAAGAAGTATCTACTGCAGCTGAGCAATATTTAGGAAAAGAAACAGAAGAGTTAAAAGTAGAAGCAAAAGAGGTTTTAGAAGGTCATTTACGTGCAATCTTATCTTCTATGACAGTAGAGGATGCGTATAGTAATAGAGAGCAATTTGCTCAAAAGGTACATGAAGTAGCTTCTACAGATTTAAAGAAGATGGGACTTCGCATTGTTTCTTTCACAATTAAAGAAATAATGGATAAAAACGGATACTTAGATGCGCTTGGTCAGCCGCAAATTGCGACAGTTAAGCGTGATGCAACAATTGCAAATGCAGAGCGTGAAAAAGAAGCACGTATTGAAAAAGCACGTGCTGAAAAAGAGGCAAAAGAAGCAGAATATCAACGTGATGCACAAATCGCTGAAGCTGAAAAACATAAAGAATTAAAAGTACAGTCCTATAAGAGAGAACAAGAACAAGCTCGAGCAGACGCGGATCTTTCTTACGAATTACAACAAGCGAAAGCACAACAAGGTGTTACAGAAGAGCAAATGCGCGTTAAAATCATTGAGCGTGAAAAGCAAATCGAGTTAGAAGAAAAAGAGATTGCGCGTCGTGAAAAGCAATACGATGCAGAAGTTAAGAAAAAAGCAGATGCAGATCGTTATGCTGTTGAGCAATCAGCAGAAGCAGAAAAAGTAAAACAAATTAAAAAGGCAGATGCGGATCAATATAAGATTGAAGCTGAAGCGAGAGCTCGTGCGGAAGAAGTACGTGTGGAAGGTTTAGCGAAGGCGGAAATCGAAAAAGCGCAAGGTCAAGCGAAAGCGGAAGTACAAAAAGCGCAAGGTACAGCAGAAGCAGATGTTATTAGATTAAAAGGTTTAGCAGAAGCAGAAGCGAAACAAAAAATTGCTGAAGCATTTGAATTATATGGTCAAGCGGCAATTATGGATATGGTTCTTAAAATGCTTCCAAGTTATGCGAAGGAAGTTGCAAGTCCGCTTAGTAATATTGATAAAATCACAGTTGTCGATACAGGCGGCGGTGGTAAAAATAGCGGGGCCGGAAAAGTTGCGGGCTATGCGACTGATTTAATGGCAACGATGCAAGAAACGTTAAAGGCTTCTTCTGGAATTGACTTAAAAGAGCTATTAGAAGGATTTGCAGGAAAAGGAGCAGTGCAACAATTATCAAGTGATAAACCTGTTGTATCTGTAGTAGAAGATAAGAAAAAAGAAGTAGAAAAAGATAAAGAATAA
- a CDS encoding NfeD family protein, translated as MVLFGYPLETIYLYGFIIATILTVIYIFFGDIFESIFSFGGGSVSVVTLLLSFFAMLCGLSYIGEYLFSFNSITIFGAAFAISFIGVFIMKILILKPIAEAEQNTMQRMDEFIGCKGEVITTIPTEGFGEVLILSQFGSNAIPAKTVGKKDISQGTEVIIEGVQDGVLLVQKIAYSLKKPKL; from the coding sequence ATGGTCTTGTTTGGTTATCCACTTGAAACAATTTATTTATACGGATTTATTATTGCTACTATACTCACTGTTATTTATATCTTTTTTGGAGATATATTTGAATCGATATTTAGTTTTGGGGGCGGATCTGTATCCGTTGTTACTTTATTACTTAGTTTTTTCGCCATGTTATGTGGGCTTAGTTATATAGGAGAGTACTTATTCTCCTTTAATAGTATTACTATTTTCGGGGCTGCATTTGCTATATCTTTTATCGGTGTTTTCATCATGAAAATACTAATTTTAAAACCGATTGCAGAAGCAGAACAAAATACGATGCAACGTATGGATGAATTTATCGGTTGCAAAGGAGAAGTCATTACGACAATTCCTACAGAAGGATTTGGTGAAGTATTAATTTTATCCCAATTTGGAAGTAATGCAATCCCAGCTAAAACTGTTGGAAAAAAAGATATTTCGCAAGGAACAGAGGTTATTATCGAGGGAGTCCAAGATGGTGTTTTACTTGTACAAAAAATCGCTTATTCTTTAAAAAAACCAAAATTATAA